The Branchiostoma lanceolatum isolate klBraLanc5 chromosome 1, klBraLanc5.hap2, whole genome shotgun sequence genomic sequence GGTGTACTTTGCTTGTGCATCCTACTTTAAATTTTGAAGCGTCGACACTTCTCACTTCGGGgtccttaactatgtaaaatcCCTACAGCTGATATACTGTGTTCTCAGCTACCTCGAGCTCAAAGCCCGCCTGAGATTTTTAGGTGCTCTCCCGTAGTGAACGGACAGGCGTCGCTGCACAGCCAGCACACGGCCTGGGCAACCTCCTCTGGCGTTGCTATGCGACCGACAGGGTGCACAGAATCTAACCTCTCACTGAACGCTGGAGGCGACTTTTCCTTAAGCCGATCGTGCATGGGCGTAGCCACGAGGCCGGGGCAGACGGCGTTCACACGTATCCCCTCCTTGGCGTACTCCACCGCCGCTGTCTGGGTGAGCCCCAGGACGGCCCACTTGGACGCACAGTAGGGAGAGTACAGTGGCATGGACTGGAGGCCTGCCTGGCTGCTGGCGTTGACGATACTGCCCCGCACCCCGCGGAAGCGGCACACGTCCGGCTTGTCGGCCCACTTGGCCGGGTCGCTCATGACGGGCTCCTGCTGCAGCATCTGCGCGATCTCGTACTTGAGACACAGCCACACGCCCTTGGCGTTCACGCCCATGACGCGGTCGAACTCGTCCACGGGGGTGTCCGCGATTCTGGCAGGCGTTGTTCCCTCGATCCCGGCGCCGTTGAAGGCGCAGTCGATCCGCCCGAAGTGCTGAACCGCCGCGGTTACCATGGCTTCCACGCTtgtcgccatggtaacgtcCACCTGCACGGCGATCCCCGGAGTTTGGAGCATGCGCAGTGTCTCCTTTGCGCTCGCCTCGTTGATATCAGCCACCACACAGCTCACTATGATACTTACGCTATTCCCAGCGGTgcctggtcgccatcttgaattttcccgCTACGCGCTATGACTCACGGGAATTTCTCGATATCCACGCACACTCACGCGAGAATATGACCACGAGATCAGAACATACGCACATTGCAGGGGAATTTTAGTTGCCGAAACATATCGCCTGGTCCGATTTTCAAGTCCCTTATCCCTGAAAGCTCTCGGAGCAGCCCTAAAAATGGCCAAGACAGGCTTCTAGCTTCTT encodes the following:
- the LOC136441384 gene encoding 2,5-dichloro-2,5-cyclohexadiene-1,4-diol dehydrogenase-like, with translation MATNKGKPVALVTGGGSGIGRATAVRFAELGYSCTMKSYVCTRFSAILLISVPRDWADSVPGHPRLLVLPDAQKTLGTRHSFHACALVPFAKRNFRAFRSVSIIVSCVVADINEASAKETLRMLQTPGIAVQVDVTMATSVEAMVTAAVQHFGRIDCAFNGAGIEGTTPARIADTPVDEFDRVMGVNAKGVWLCLKYEIAQMLQQEPVMSDPAKWADKPDVCRFRGVRGSIVNASSQAGLQSMPLYSPYCASKWAVLGLTQTAAVEYAKEGIRVNAVCPGLVATPMHDRLKEKSPPAFSERLDSVHPVGRIATPEEVAQAVCWLCSDACPFTTGEHLKISGGL